The following are encoded together in the Theileria orientalis strain Shintoku DNA, chromosome 1, complete genome genome:
- a CDS encoding DNA repair protein: protein MPTNAINQDDQLIVSPRQRKNPVLRFIKNVSYIEGDIASDFMISKDIGVLFLSLKYHRVNTKYITNRLESLVPFRLRNLFLLCQVDVNDYDKLLLGLLTSTFGYGCKILLSWSARESAAVIEILKLNRYKGIESLNKKQIKTHNESVSNLLLNVKSVNNTDVNLICEKFNSLREILHFNPDTIQDIKGSFN from the exons ATGCCAACAAATGCTATTAATCAAGATGATCAACTTATTGTTTCACCTCGCCAGAGGAAGAATCCAGTTTTGAG gttcattaaaaatgtttctTATATTGAAGGGGATATAGCTTCCGATTTTATGATTTCTAAGGATATTGGTGTTTTGTTTCTGTCGTTAAAATACCATAGAgttaatacaaaatatattactaATAGACTCGAATCCTTAGTTCCATTCAGATTGAGGAATTTGTTTCTTTTGTGCCAAGTAGATGTTAATGATTACGACAAATTACTTC TTGGATTGCTGACGTCGACATTTGGATATgggtgtaaaatattgctTAGTTGGAGCGCCCGTGAAAGCGCGGCTGTTATTGAGATTTTAAAACTGAACCGTTACAAGGGTATAGAATCTCTgaacaaaaaacaaataaaaacacacaacGAATCAGTAAGTAACCTGTTGTTGAATGTTAAAAGTGTTAATAACACCGATGTAAATCTAATCTGTGAAAAGTTTAATTCATTGAGGGAAATATTACACTTTAATCCGGATACAATTCAAGACATAAAAGGTAGTTTCAATTAA
- a CDS encoding uncharacterized protein (protein of unknown function DUF814 domain containing protein) has product MSRVLCRLTRYHFVSYKHPTHLGVKSIRKFSDFGLKSQFPREIAEKIVNNFDHIRNDSIPLNASQDSFLRKNMNLRSYPTLSKYVKELNAVLRKATFIGCTIVEKEKNLDNAILHFRGYERGESACLCFSPNYFPLYPTCTSPYRGVTERSLDYFEHVLSGLTGLRVSGMHTPYAFRSIIQIDFADATNMENVLYKIVIVSERTNKMLLVDNTDQIVLGSSECLLEDELKDNEDVGKKLQIKEPKKLIPRADETFKEFITNFKSYNNTSVIKAFLSVYEGLDYNFISGLCKESEVDPGSYFYKIPDVNHFYEQFIKKVKSTLENDGHYEDLIRQVYDIFGSLSPAYRLNRLIEKTLDMAKDLKRRLEASAAVSEKEGNEEKLAVLNEKLEGIEDYQIAIENISVSRDPKKLENLEDFHEQILMISDLVAYKAAAKKKKLREARETKVQKKTTKVGRIMSVAINDREDSPVLIVGKNAKQNEVVTHELRQKGDLWLHTKDCPGAHVILRNYANDEHSVQIAADVASFMSKNRQLANVEVVVADIAKVRKEKHSLLGAVLVEEFKTVIGSPERGAKVISDHKVRTQASPVPFSKS; this is encoded by the exons ATGTCGAGAGTGCTGTGTAGATTAACGAGGTACCATTTCGTCAGTTATAAGCATCCCACCCACTTGGGTGTGAAATCGATAAGAAAATTCTCAGATTTTGGACTAAAATCGCAGTTTCCAAGGGAAATAGCAGAAAAGATTGTAAACAACTTTGATCATATAAGAAATGACTCCATACCCTTGAATGCCAGCCAGGATTCGTTTCTGAGGAAAAACATGAATTTGAGGTCGTATCCAACCCTAAGCAAATACGTAAAGGAGTTGAACGCAGTTTTGAGGAAGGCGACGTTCATAGGCTGCACGATAGttgaaaaggagaagaacCTGGATAATGCAATATTGCACTTCAGGGGCTATGAAAGGGGCGAGTCGGCGTGTTTGTGCTTCAGCCCGAACTACTTCCCGCTCTATCCAACCTGCACATCGCCATACAGGGGCGTGACCGAAAGAAGTTTAGACTATTTTGAGCACGTGTTATCGGGGTTGACTGGGCTCAGGGTGTCAGGAATGCACACGCCGTATGCATTCAGGAGTATCATTCAAATCGACTTCGCAGATGCCACGAATATGGAGAATGTGCTGTACAAGATTGTTATAGTCTCAGAAAGAACAAATAAGATGCTGCTGGTCGATAACACTGATCAGATAGTGCTTGGAAGTTCGGAATGTTTACTTGAGGATGAGCTGAAAGATAACGAAGACGTGGGAAAGAAGTTGCAAATAAAGGAGCCTAAAAAGCTAATACCGAGAGCAGACGAGACGTTCAAAGAGTTcataactaattttaagAGTTACAACAACACGAGTGTGATTAAAGCATTTCTGAGTGTGTACGAGGGCCTAGACTACAATTTCATCAGCGGCCTCTGCAAGGAGTCAGAAGTGGATCCAGgatcatatttttacaaaataccAGATGTGAATCATTTTTACGAACAATTTATAAAGAAAGTGAAGTCGACACTAGAAAACGACg GCCACTACGAGGACCTGATTAGGCAGGTTTACGACATATTCGGTTCTCTGAGTCCAGCCTATAGGCTAAACAGACTCATTGAGAAGACTCTCGATATGGCAAAGGATCTGAAACGGAGGTTGGAGGCCTCCGCTGCGGTCAGCGAAAAGGAAGGAAACGAAGAGAAGTTGGCGGTTCTTAACGAAAAGCTCGAGGGTATAGAAGACTACCAAATCGCAATCGAGAACATAAGCGTATCCAGGGACCCGAAGAAACTAGAG AATTTGGAGGACTTTCACGAACAGATTCTCATGATCAGTGACCTCGTTGCTTACAAGGCTGCGgccaagaagaagaaactGCGGGAGGCGAGGGAGACCAAGGTGCAGAAGAAGACCACCAAGGTTGGCAGGATAATGAGCGTGGCGATCAACGACCGGGAGGACTCACCGGTCCTCATCGTCGGCAAGAACGCCAAGCAGAATGAGGTGGTCACCCACGAGCTCAGGCAGAAGGGCGACTTGTGGCTGCACACCAAGGACTGCCCGGGCGCCCACGTGATTCTGCGCAACTACGCCAACGACGAGCACTCGGTGCAGATCGCTGCCGACGTCGCCTCCTTCATGTCCAAGAACAGGCAGCTGGCGAACGTCGAGGTGGTTGTCGCCGACATTGCGAAGGTTCGGAAGGAAAAGCACTCCCTGCTCGGCGCGGTGCTCGTTGAGGAATTCAAGACGGTCATTGGCAGCCCTGAGCGTGGCGCCAAGGTGATAAGTGACCACAAGGTCAGGACTCAGGCCTCTCCCGTTCCCTTTTCTAAGTCGTAA
- a CDS encoding uncharacterized protein (WD40 repeat-like domain containing protein), with protein sequence MQILNPSIVETANKAEAHCLYSLDKPSKSVVSLSSHKRNKHRFALGTFENSESNSVCLVDFDQESSSFHKSTLSTNVPPVEQLVDFYSNENITQLLVSFKYKSENGSFLTILKVDNDSLNNPNDYTTGNKINQKFVNIKRLSLDPHSTCDSSRFSVVTRERLYVMSNFEEELTLDYAKDQSDKYSNSFTTGKFDPHNKDVFALSTDSVFELIDLRQDSKSRLNVKSAPWHKGTILDLSFNPNMPNELVSTGEDTLILFWDLRNTSKPSDTVNFGHGHWIKRLEYNHYNDQLLLSCGAGGSFLHVKENRFETLTPKNISCSDICWSQDDPWLYCSLLSCGLRVEMVPGSLKSMLT encoded by the exons atgcAGATACTTAATCCTTCCATCGTTGAAACAGCAAACAAAGCTGAAGCACATTGTCTGTATTCGTTAGATAAGCCTTCTAAGTCAGTCGTGTCACTTTCTAGTCATAAGCGGAATAAACACAGATTTGCACTTGGGACGTTTGAAAACTCGGAATCAAACAGC GTGTGTTTGGTCGATTTTGACCAGGAATCCTCGTCATTCCACAAATCTACCCTTTCAACAAACGTTCCACCAGTCGAACAACTAGTTGACTTTTATTctaatgaaaatataacaCAATTACTGGTTTCattcaaatataaatctgAAAACG GCTCCTTTCTGACCATTTTGAAGGTAGATAATGATTCACTAAATAACCCTAACGATTATACCActggaaataaaataaatcaaaaatttGTGAATATTAAAAG ATTGTCTCTGGATCCTCATTCAACTTGTGATTCAAGCAGGTTTTCAGTTGTTACAAGAGAACGCCTGTATGTGATGAGCAATTTTGAG GAGGAACTGACTCTTGATTACGCGAAGGATCAATCTGATAAGTACTCAAATTCATTCACCACCGGGAAATTTGACCCTCATAACAAAGACGTTTTTGCTTTGAGCACGGATAGTGTGTTTGAACTCATAGATCTTAGACAGGACAGTAAGTCTAGATTGAATGTTAAGTCCGCACCCTGGCATAAGGGGACCATACTTGACCTGAGTTTTAACCCAAATATGCCAAACGAACTCGTGAGTACGGGCGAGGATACTCTGATTCTGTTTTGGGACCTAAGAAATACTTCAAAGCCTTCCGACACAGTAAATTTTGGACACGGACACTGGATTAAGCGACTTGAATACAATCATTATAACGATCAGCTGCTGTTGAGCTGCGGAGCTGGAGGCTCGTTCCTGCACGTGAAGGAGAATAGGTTTGAGACACTCACACCCAAAAACATTTCTTGT AGCGATATTTGCTGGAGCCAGGACGACCCATGGTTATACTGCTCGTTGCTTTCCTGTGGTCTGAGAGTTGAAATGGTACCAGGGTCGTTGAAGTCGATGCTGACCTGA
- a CDS encoding alanyl-tRNA synthetase, translating into MSNSSNLNNIHTSLDLNRSNSKWVRKQFVDYFVSKNHTYWPSASVLPNNDPTLLFVNAGMNQFKDIIMGKSDENTEFGKLRTACNSQKCIRAGGKHNDLEDVGHDCYHNTYFEMLGNWSFGDYFKEKAISYAWELLTEVYKLDPERLYVTYFGGNDNCPADLESRDLWTKYLPSSKILPFGQKENFWEMADTGPCGPCTEIHYDHVGNRDASSLVNMDDPKVVELWNLVFMQYNRNKDGKLEKLPKPCVDTGMGLERLCAILRGSNSNYDSDLLHDLILYINQLLPKLEAYTGGSTPLDVAYRVVSDHIRCLSIAIADRVYPSNEGRGYVLRRILRRAVRYCRDYLGTTEPFLHKLVPCVSSQLGDAYQNLKEYEEDIKSVILDEEKLFLVTLGKGVEKFKKMAEKCTNKQLTGTDAFLLYQSYGFPLDLTVLMSKELGLSVDVEGYNQELKLHQEKSEGRVVRDDGSLESKCDNLLKSLSADKIDAALTSSGNKYTDDALKYDWDSLNPVDKKYEAKLVSILTEEGVYDRLDYAPGDVFGLVFDRTPFYAEGGGQVYDTGHVDDLKVLRVYKMSGLVIHFCTSEENGSAEVGGVKHLSVDYKRRVKAACNHTATHILNFVLREVLDQSTYQRGSQLDDEKLKFDYSYNGALPEELIVKIEERMKDFVRAEATVRTKEIEYKQALEIPGIRANFDEKYPEVVRVVNVDMGHTDFNGELTSTEVCGGTHLSNTKTIEDVAVIGEEGISKGVRRLTMITNEQCHKSKEDFEAFVRTLDDLEMSLKPINYTKEDTAVAAQNANENMIKLTALRGAVEVHKTLPLLSKRKLLKRFEELIDKQVGAGKAHQKRLSNLAKLKAGVVVESLQGKSYDEFEYKEEAAGNPAVLKIAVDELEGDLKFLNIFVQVISKSFPKLAVVAWSSGNDSVCCKVNSPSSAFNALAHADGVAAELNVMKGAGLAKGSETNAMWTINKTQ; encoded by the exons ATGTCGAATTCTTCTAATTTGAATAACATTCACACTAGCCTTGATTTGAATAGATCTAACAGCAAATGGGTTAGAAAACAGTTCGTGGATTATTTTGTGTCTAAAAATCACACATATTGGCCGAGCGCCTCAGTTCTTCCGAACAACGATCCAACGCTGTTGTTCGTCAACGCAGGGATGAACCAGTTTAAAGACATAATCATGGGCAAGAGCGATGAGAACACGGAGTTCGGAAAGCTGAGAACGGCGTGCAACTCTCAGAAGTGTATCAGAGCGGGCGGGAAACACAATGACCTCGAGGACGTGGGACACGACTGCTACCATAACACGTATTTTGAAATGCTCGGAAACTGGAGCTTCGGAGACTACTTCAAGGAAAAGGCGATCTCATACGCCTGGGAGTTGCTGACGGAAGTGTATAAGCTGGACCCAGAGAGGTTGTATGTAACATACTTCGGAGGCAATGACAATTGCCCGGCAGACTTGGAGTCGAGAGATTTGTGGACTAAGTACCTGCCGAGCAGCAAGATACTGCCCTTTGGCCAGAAGGAAAATTTCTGGGAGATGGCAGACACAGGGCCCTGTGGACCTTGCACAGAGATACACTATGACCACGTGGGCAACAGAGACGCCTCAAGCCTGGTGAACATGGACGACCCGAAGGTGGTCGAGTTGTGGAATCTGGTCTTTATGCAGTACAACAGAAACAAGGACGGGaagctggagaagctgcCAAAGCCATGCGTAGATACGGGCATGGGTCTGGAGAGGCTGTGCGCAATTCTGAGAGGAAGTAACTCGAACTACGACTCGGACCTTTTACatgatttaatattatacataaatcAGCTGTTGCCGAAGCTGGAAGCGTACACGGGTGGTTCAACACCGCTGGATGTGGCATACAGAGTGGTTTCAGACCACATCAGATGCCTGTCGATAGCAATTGCGGATAGAGTGTACCCGAGTAATGAGGGAAGAGGGTACGTGCTGAGGAGAATACTACGGAGAGCAGTAAGATACTGCAGAGACTATCTGGGAACGACGGAGCCGTTTTTGCATAAACTAGTGCCGTGTGTGTCAAGTCAGCTGGGAGACGCATACCAGAACCTTAAGGAGTACGAAGAGGACATCAAAAGTGTAATCctggacgaggagaagTTGTTTCTGGTGACGCTGGGCAAGGGGGTTGAAAAGTTTAAGAAGATGGCAGAAAAGTGTACAAATAAGCAGCTGACAGGAACAGATGCGTTCCTGTTGTATCAGTCGTACGGGTTTCCTCTGGACTTGACGGTGCTGATGTCGAAAGAATTGGGCCTGAGCGTGGATGTGGAAGGATACAACCAGGAGTTGAAGCTACACCAGGAAAAATCGGAAGGAAGAGTAGTGAGGGATGACGGAAGTCTGGAGTCGAAGTGCGACAATCTGCTGAAAAGCCTGTCGGCAGACAAAATAGACGCGGCGTTGACGTCATCAGGAAACAAGTACACCGACGACGCTCTAAAGTATGACTGGGACAGCCTGAACCCAGTAgacaaaaaatatgaagCTAAATTGGTGTCAATATTGACGGAAGAGGGAGTGTACGATAGGTTGGATTATGCGCCAGGGGACGTGTTCGGGCTGGTGTTTGACAGAACGCCGTTCTACGCAGAGGGAGGTGGGCAGGTGTACGACACAGGCCATGTAGATGACTTGAAGGTGTTGCGAGTTTATAAGATGTCAGGCCTGGTGATTCACTTTTGCACGTCAGAAG AAAATGGATCGGCTGAGGTTGGCGGAGTAAAACACTTGTCAGTTGACTATAAGAGGAGGGTGAAGGCGGCATGTAATCACACAGCGACGCACATATTAAACTTTGTGTTGAGAGAAGTGCTGGATCAGAGTACGTACCAGAGAGGGTCGCAGCTGGACGATGAAAAGCTAAAGTTCGACTACTCTTACAATGGAGCACTGCCGGAGGAGTTGATAGTGAAGATAGAAGAGAGGATGAAGGACTTTGTAAGAGCGGAAGCGACAGTTAGAACCAAGGAGATTGAATACAAGCAGGCCCTTGAAATCCCGGGAATCAGAGCAAACtttgatgaaaaatacCCTGAGGTAGTGAGAGTAGTGAACGTGGACATGGGCCACACTGACTTCAACGGAGAACTAACATCAACAGAAGTATGCGGAGGAACGCACCTGTCAAACACAAAAACAATAGag GACGTTGCCGTTATCGGAGAAGAGGGAATTTCTAAGGGAGTTAGAAGACTGACGATGATTACAAATGAACAGTGCCATAAAAGCAAGGAGGACTTTGAGGCATTTGTAAGGACCCTGGACGATTTGGAGATGAGTCTGAAGCCGATAAACTACACTAAGGAAGACACAGCAGTGGCAGCTCAAAACGCAAATGAGAACATGATTAAATTGACGGCACTGAGAGGAGCAGTGGAAGTGCATAAAACACTGCCGCTTTTATCCAAGAGGAAATTGCTGAAAAGGTTTGAAGAGTTGATTGATAAACAG GTTGGTGCTGGAAAGGCACATCAGAAGAGACTGTCGAACCTGGCTAAGCTAAAGGCCGGGGTTGTTGTTGAAAGTCTCCAGGGAAAGAGTTACGACGAGTTTGAAtacaaggaggaggcgGCAGGGAACCCGGCAGTCCTGAAGATAGCAGTGGATGAGCTGGAGGGAGACCTGAAGTTCCTGAACATATTCGTGCAAGTAATTTCGAAGTCGTTCCCAAAGCTGGCAGTTGTGGCCTGGAGCAGCGGCAACGACTCAGTGTGTTGCAAAGTAAACAGTCCCAGCTCAGCCTTCAACGCGCTCGCGCACGCAGACGGTGTCGCCGCAGAGCTGAATGTCATGAAAGGAGCAG GGCTGGCGAAGGGCTCTGAAACGAACGCAATGTGGaccataaataaaacacagTGA
- a CDS encoding uncharacterized protein (Vps53-like, N-terminal domain containing protein) produces MDLKSYDLTKLLDNPVSFLNENFPDEFSFYGIDTLIAQLNEEIRIQDKSLINLFEQKAISGDKVHEKFENLQLVTNKLESSIKEIHERSRKGESSLKLLSSDIRALHNAKINICETIVTLKRILMFSNMLEDLSKSAKSRNYREASGYVVVLKELRESLKLLNKSPSVKKLLNSCDSLLEKLKDQVTEDLEVKLGLKLTDAQPEEPLKVEEVCLCGDALGDEIREYISNKYSSNLKNLYQNSFLNSFDLKTVDNLNHRFSWFRRMMNEFDDNFRGKVPLSWGIYEKSTDAFVESLRTQLIVKDILSQSHQSLSANSLVSCLLRCREFEDELETRSAQNTEKEAVPQRAPVEFPEVLEPEAPAKKTKRPEISRMLSSCFEGYLGPWIASEEAQLSDLLSRIISDNDSAIMLVFVSARELFSSINARLQATMTISCEQALYEMFLVFKKVVNKYNHHLASKVYQVQRTADLESMAKIAGNTIATCDYCLDLLDKLTDEIRETISQTFVELVTFGPEKVEKVSSIKSDCFKHLLDSMCTFLPYTANAHAEVSGPSELLLKNERLILKRLEVSTQCLPNVYLYHITNKIARNYLAHFKDFIFALNYVSEGVTQQLLLDSYEMRRFLTDKVKELLKTLPQGYLDSVSTEMKKLETLIKVLTAPEHSSEAYEGNNDV; encoded by the exons ATGGATTTGAAAAGCTATGATCTTACGAAGCTCCTAGATAACCCTGTCAGTTTTCTTAACGAAAACTTCCCGGACGAATTCAGCTTCTACGGAATAGACACACTGATCGCACAGTTGAACGAAGAGATTAGAATACAGGATAAGTCGCTGATAAACCTGTTTGAACAAAAGGCAATTTCAGGTGACAAAGTGCACGAAAAGTTTGAAAATCTTCAGCTTGTCACAAACAAGCTAGAGTCAAGCATCAAGGAAATACACGAAAGGTCGAGGAAGGGAGAGAGTTCGCTGAAGTTACTGTCGTCAGACATAAGAGCTCTGCACAACGCAAAGATAAACATATGCGAAACAATAGTGACGCTTAAGAGAATACTAAT GTTCTCGAACAtgctggaggacctgtCGAAAAGCGCTAAGTCGAGAAACTATAGGGAAGCATCAGGATACGTAGTAGTACTGAAGGAGTTGAGAGAATCATTAAAGCTTTTGAATAAATCGCCATCAGTAAAGAAATTGTTGAACTCATGCGATTCGTTGCTGGAAAAGCTGAAGGACCAAGTAACAGAGGACTTAGAAGTCAAGCTGGGACTGAAGCTGACAGACGCACAGCCGGAAGAGCCGCTGAAAGTAGAAGAAGTGTGTCTGTGCGGAGATGCATTGGGAGATGAAATAAGAGAGTATATATCGAATAAGTACTCGTCAAATCTGAAGAATTTATACCAAAACAGCTTTTTAAACAGTTTTGACCTGAAGA cGGTGGACAACTTGAACCACAGGTTCTCATGGTTCAGAAGAATGATGAACGAGTTTGAC GATAACTTTAGAGGAAAGGTGCCCTTGAGTTGGGGAATATACGAAAAGTCGACGGACGCATTTGTAGAGTCGCTGAGAACACAGCTAATAGTAAAA GACATATTGAGTCAGTCGCACCAGTCGCTCAGCGCAAACAGTTTAGTGTCGTGTCTGTTGAGGTGCAGAGAGTTTGAGGACGAGTTGGAGACGAGGTCGGCGCAGAACACGGAGAAGGAAGCGGTGCCGCAAAGAGCACCGGTGGAGTTCCCAGAAGTGCTAGAGCCGGAGGCGCCGGCGAAAAAGACGAAGCGCCCGGAGATCAGCAGGATGCTGAGCAGCTGCTTCGAAGGGTACCTGGGACCATGGATAGCAAGCGAAGAAGCACAGCTGTCAGATCTGCTGTCAAGGATAATATCAGACAATG ACTCGGCAATAATGCTTGTTTTCGTATCAGCAAGGGAGCTGTTCTCGTCAATAAACGCAAGGCTGCAGGCAACAATGACAATAAGCTGCGAACAGGCGTTGTATGAGATGTTCCTGGTCTTCAAGAAGGTGGTCAACAAGTATAACCACCACCTGGCAAGTAAGGTGTACCAGGTGCAGAGAACGGCGGATCTGGAGTCGATGGCGAAGATAGCAGGAAACACAATCGCAACATGTGACTACTGCCTAGATCTGCTAGACAAGCTCACAGACGAGATCAGAGAGACGATATCGCAAACGTTCGTGGAACTGGTGACGTTTGGGCCAGAAAAAG TAGAGAAAGTGTCATCCATTAAGTCGGACTGCTTCAAGCATCTGCTGGACTCCATGTGCACGTTCCTGCCGTATACGGCGAACGCACACGCGGAGGTCTCAGGGCCAAGTGAGCTGTTGTTGAAGAACGAAAGGCTGATCCTGAAGAGGCTGGAGGTGTCGACGCAGTGCCTGCCGAACGTGTACCTGTACCACATCACGAACAAGATCGCAAGAAACTACCTGGCGCACTTCAAGGACTTCATTTTCGCGCTCAACTACGTGTCGGAGGGAGTGacgcagcagctgctgctggactcGTACGAAATGAGAAGGTTCCTGACAGACAAGGtcaaggagctgctgaagacgcTGCCCCAAGGGTACCTCGACAGCGTGTCCACTGagatgaagaagctggagacGCTGATAAAGGTGCTCACAGCGCCGGAGCACTCAAGCGAAGCATACGAAGGTAACAATGATGTGTAG
- a CDS encoding uncharacterized protein (NLI interacting factor domain containing protein): protein MYKSMLRRSLCCINSFFCKSRSSGLFSSVNNHTRAISNRIDNLVVNRFPKHSYSTRSKFTFKSNTLVDKIKEESLGNPFVKSQKRAVTLSPKDEQTKGSREESDEESRADSGQESKSDEGSGSGDNGDKKPENKLFKYVPAGMYGGATLVFSGILLSYYVERREELKHYKLSQVLDDLTQYVYDKIEELFPPDNSPLLPDFDELKYPPNLPTLVVDLDKVIAKMEYDRKLGWQVKKRPYADKFFKELINYFEIVIWSDDPYPVAYDVANLWGLPVIGCIHRDHCRKFKGGYVKDLSRLGRNLNRVILVDHDRVACSLQEENAILVREFDGDESDQELLYLINLLKTIAINPQDVKTQIRQMGGGHDYQLGRRFAEQYSLSQERAKSRMNMTKMFGFKHYQ from the coding sequence ATGTACAAAAGTATGTTAAGGAGAAGCCTATGCTGTATTAATAGTTTTTTTTGTAAAAGTAGGTCTTCAGGCTTGTTTTCGTCCGTAAATAATCATACACGTGCCATTAGCAACCGTATTGACAATTTAGTCGTTAACCGATTTCCAAAGCACAGTTATTCGACAAGATCAAagtttacatttaaatcaaaCACATTagttgataaaattaaagagGAATCCCTCGGCAATCCATTTGTTAAGAGCCAGAAGCGTGCGGTGACACTGTCCCCAAAAGACGAACAAACAAAGGGGTCTAGGGAAGAAAGTGACGAAGAATCTAGGGCCGATTCAGGTCAGGAGTCAAAAAGTGACGAGGGATCTGGTAGCGGCGACAACGGCGATAAGAAGCCCGAGAACAAGCTCTTCAAGTACGTTCCCGCCGGGATGTACGGCGGCGCAACGCTCGTATTCTCGGGGATTCTGCTCTCCTACTACGTCGAGAGGCgcgaggagctgaagcaCTACAAGCTCTCGCAGGTCCTCGACGACCTGACGCAGTACGTGTACGACAAGATCGAGGAGCTGTTCCCGCCGGACAACAGCCCTCTGCTGCCGGACTTCGACGAGCTCAAGTACCCGCCGAACCTGCCCACGCTCGTCGTCGACCTCGACAAGGTGATCGCGAAGATGGAGTACGACCGGAAGCTCGGCTGGCAGGTGAAGAAGCGCCCGTACGCGGACAAGTTTTTCAAGGAGCTGATCAACTACTTCGAGATTGTGATTTGGTCCGACGACCCGTACCCCGTCGCCTACGACGTTGCGAACCTTTGGGGTCTTCCCGTGATCGGGTGCATCCACCGCGACCACTGCCGCAAGTTCAAGGGCGGCTACGTCAAAGACCTTTCGCGGCTCGGCCGTAACCTCAACCGCGTCATTCTCGTCGACCACGACAGGGTCGCCTGCTCCCTCCAGGAGGAGAACGCCATTCTCGTAAGGGAGTTTGACGGCGACGAGTCTGACCAGGAGCTCCTTTACCTCATCAACCTCCTCAAGACCATCGCCATTAACCCTCAGGACGTCAAGACGCAGATTCGCCAGATGGGCGGCGGCCATGACTACCAGCTCGGCCGCCGCTTCGCTGAGCAGTACTCTCTGTCCCAGGAGAGGGCCAAGTCGCGCATGAACATGACGAAGATGTTCGGCTTCAAACACTACCAGTAG